The Elusimicrobiota bacterium nucleotide sequence GACCAGAGACGGGGTGTAGTTGTCCAGGCTGTGGACGGGAGGAAGGTCCACTAAAAAGTGCCGTAAGAAAAGGCCGAGGGCCAAAACCGCGAAGATGAAACCCGTCAAGAGAATTGAGATCAGGGCTCGATGGCGAACGAATGGATTGTTCATGGGCCCCTATCCTACGTTTTTGGAAAAGACCCATCAAGATTTTTTCGACGATAGAGAAGGCGCCCATGGGCTTGCGGACCCAATGAGGGGATGCTAGAATCCCAACGCTATAGATTTTTCCCCGGTAGCTCAATGGTGGAGCATTCGACTGTATGAAATGCGCTTGGCGCCGGTGCGATCGAGTGTTGACAGGGCGGCAAAGAAAGTTTTGTGGATTAAACTTCAAAACAAAATTCTTTGTTGCTCGTAGACGCAGTAACCTGAAATCAATGGCTGTTGGCCATATGGGCGGACGTTGTCAGCTCTGCGGTTACAGCCGATGTTTCCAGGCTTTGACGTTTCATCATGTTGATGGAAAGTCTTTCGGCATAGCTTTTAAGGGCTATACGAGATCTTGGGAACGAGTCAAAGCAGAACTCAAGAATTGCCTGCTTGTCTGTGCGAACTGTCACGCGGAATTGCACGCCCAGCTTAATAATGCAGCCCCGTTTGGAAACAGGCGGGTGAATAACCAGGTGAATTCAGGGAAGCCTTCGTCCAAAAGACATGGGAATCCTGAGCCAAGCCCAACATCATCGGTTGGGAAGGTGCAGAGACTAGAGCTTACGCTCGTACCCCGTAAGGGGGAAGCGCCTGGCTCCGTCACCCCAGACTTCCGGGGCCGGAGATGAGATAGTCCAAGCCTTGAGGAAACTCAAGGGAACTTGTAATCGAAGGGTTGCTGGTTCGAGTCCAGCCCGGGGAGTATTTTTATTCCGGTTTGTCGTCGCGCGATCCATCTGAATGGGTGTCGCGACGGGAAACCGGATTTTTCTTTTCCCAGGAGGCGGCTCGGTTCGGTATAATAGAGCCATTAATCCAATGGGAAGGAGGAACCCATGTCCGAACCTCGCGTGGCTCAGAAAGGTCCTTATATCAAAGAAGAAAGCCCTGGAATGAAACACTGGTGTGCGTGTGGGCATTCGGCGAACCAACCCTACTGCGATGGGGCCCATGCCAAAAGTGGGACGGGGCTTCGACCTGTTCCTGTTGAAATAAATGAGGTCAAAAAAGTGGCGTGGTGTGGGTGTAAGCACACCAAGACCCCGCCCTATTGCGACGGAACCCACCGTAACCTCCCCGCCTAGGTTCCGATCTTTGCGGAACGCTGCGATCGCGTGACAGCCCCATCTGTCGTTGTGGTGGGTGGGGGGGCCGCGGGATTTTTTGCCGCCATTGCCGCGGCGGAGGTCGGGGCTTCGGTTGTTCTCCTGGAACGGGGACGGGAGGTTTTGGCAAAAGTCCGGATCTCGGGAGGTGGGCGATGTAATGTGACACACGCCTGTTTCGAACCGAAACGTCTCGTTCAACATTATCCCCGGGGGGGGCGCGAGCTCTTAGGTCCCTTTCACCACTTTCAGCCCCGTGACACCATGGACTGGTTTCTCAAACGGGGTGTCGATCTGAAGATCGAATCCGATGGTCGCGTTTTCCCCTCTTCCAACCAATCCCAATCCATTGTGGACGCTCTGATGAGTGCCGCCCGTGCGGCCGGTGTCAGGATCCACACGGGTCTCGGGGATCTGCATGTCAAAAAAGAAGAAAACCATTTTCGGGTCCATCAGGGTGAAAACCTGTGGCAAGGGGACCGCTTGATCCTGGCCACCGGAAGCGGAGCCCAAGGCCATCGCTGGGCCCACGAGCTGGGGCATTCCATCGTTTCCCCTGTACCGTCCCTATTTACATTGACCATTTCAGACCCGCGGATAAAAGGATTGGCTGGAGTTTCGGTAAAATATGCCGATCTATCCATTGAAGGGACCGAGCTTAAACAATCGGGCGCCTTGCTGATTACCCATTGGGGTCTTAGTGGACCTGTTGTGCTTAAATTATCGGCATGGGGGGCACGGGAGCTTAACGAACGAGAGTACAAGGCTCACGTTTGCGTTAATTGGGTGGGAAGGCGGGGCGAATTGGTTCAAGAAGAGATGAAAGGCATGCGAACCGATTTTCCCAGGGGCGCTGTGTCTGTGCGGCCCCTTGGTGATCTACCTCATCGATTGTGGGAACGGCTTGTGAGCGCGGCGGGGTTGGTCCGCGATCGCCGATGGGCGGACCTTACAAAAACAGAATCCGTTCGTTTAGGGGATGAGCTGACCCGCGGACGTTTTTTAGTTTCTGGAAAAAGCGCGTTCAAAGAAGAGTTTGTTACCGCGGGGGGGGTCCGTTTGAAAGAGATCAATTTTTCGACTATGGAAAGCCGGCTTTGTCCAAAACTTTACTTTGCGGGTGAACTCTTAGACATTGATGGGGTCACAGGAGGGTTCAACTTTCAGAGCGCTTGGACAACCGGTTGGCTTGCGGGTCGTGCCGCTGGGGGAGGTCGTTAGAATGGAAAACGCACCAAAAAATTTCTCGATCCGGTTTCATGGGGGGGCGGATGAGGTGACGGGCTCCCGCCATTTGGTGGAATATGGAGATTCCCGAATCCTGATGGATTGCGGCCTCTATCAAGGGCATCGTCACGAGGCGTTGCTCAAAACCCGGTCTTTCCCCGCGGATCCCAAATCCATTTCCTCCGTTCTCCTTTCCCACGCGCACATTGACCATTCGGGAGGATTGCCCCTGTTGGTGAAGGAAGGTTTTCGCGGGGGGATTCACTGCACGGAGCCGACGGCGGATCTCCTCCGCATCATGTTGATGGATTCCGCCATTTTGCAGGAGGAAGACGCTAAATTTTTCAATAAAATCCATGCCGCCGAAGGCCTCCGCATTGAGCCCCTTTATGACAAAGAGGATGTGGAGAGGACCTTGGCGGTGTTGAAAACCCATCCCTACGACGAATCGTTTGAAGTGGTTCCCGGGGTGGAAGGCGCTTTTTTTAACGCGGGCCACGTCTTGGGATCCGCCATGGTTCACCTGGGGCTGCGAACATTGAAACGAAAACGGCATCTCCTTTTTACGGGGGACTTGGGTCGCCGGGAGAGTATTTTAATGGATCCACCTAAAATCCCCGCCCACGTGGACTACCTTCTGATTGAAACCACTTACGGAGGGCGCACCCACCCGCCGGTGCATGAGGCCGAAGCGTTCCTGACCAACGTGATCAACCGGTCCGAAAAGGAGGGGGGGCCCATCCTGATCCCCAGTTTTGCGTTGGAACGGACCCAGGAACTCGTGTTCATCTTGGAAAAACTTCTCCGACAAAAGAAAATAAAGCCTATTCACATCTATGTGGATAGCCCCATGGCCACGAACATAACCGAAATATTTCAGAAACATATGAGCCATGTCAGTTTGTCAAAAGAATTTAGGGATTTTGCTGTTAAGGATGGGGACCCCTTTGGGTTCGGGTCTGTTCGCTATGTTCGATCGGTGGAGGAATCCAAGCGGTTGATGAATACCCCCGGCCGAAAAATTATTATGGCGGGATCAGGGATGTGTGAGGGAGGGAGGATTCTTCATCATCTGCGCAATTTGGTGGGATTCTCCCACACGACGATCGTGATTGTGGGTCACCAGGCGTCCGGGACCCTGGGCCGTCGGCTCGTGGAAGGATCCCGTAAGGTGAAAATATTCGGGCTCATGCACGCCGTGGCGGCGGAAGTCCAGGTTTTGACTCACCTTTCCTCCCACGCGGATCAAGAGGACTTGGCGTGGTTCGTCCGTAGCCTTTCGCCTCGTCCGGCACAGACCTTTCTTGTCCATGGGGACCAGACCCAGCGGGAAGCCCTTCGCGACCGCCTGAAATCCGAGGGGATTGACCGTGTGATTACCCCCCGATTTGGCGAGGTGTTCGAACTGGATTAGTTTTAGTTGTTTCCCTTCCGATAGGAAAATCCTGTTGAGAAAACGATCGTTTTTTTTGACCCTTGACCGAGACGACCAGTAAGGCTAGAATCCATTCTTCCAATTCCACACGCTGACCCAGGAGGTTTACAGGCTATGCAAGGTTTAACATCGTTCGAACAAATTGCCATATGGTGCGTTTTGGGTGTCGCCATCATTGGTTTATGGTATGCCTATTTTCTACGGAAGCAGATTTTGCGGGAAGATTCTGGAACGCCCAAAATGAAAGAAGTGTGGAACGCCATTCGGGAAGGCGCGGACGCTTATCTGGGCCAACAATTGAAATCCATTCTGCCGTTAATCGGTGTGTTAACGGTGGCGCTCTTCTACTCGGTCTACATCGTCCCTCCTACTCCGGAAGCCATGGAGCGGTTTCACGGGATGACGGAAGACCGCGTGCGGATGATCATCGGGTTGGCGCGGGCGGGGGCGTTCGTTATGGGGGCTTTTTTTAGCTTGATGGTGGGCCAGATCGGAATGCGGATGGCGGTGCAAGCCAACGTCCGCGTGGCCTCGGCGGCGCGACGTTCCTTTGGTGACGCGCTCCGGATTGCCTATCGAGCGGGGACCGTGACTGGGATGTTGACCGACGGTTTAGGTCTTTTAGGCGGAACGGTGATCTTTATTATCCTCGGCATTGCCGCGCCGGACGCTCTTTTAGGTTTTGGTTTTGGTGGGACTCTCCTCGCTCTCTTTATGCGTGTGGGTGGTGGTATCTTTACAAAGGCCGCGGACGTGGGGGCCGATTTGGTGGGGAAAGTCGAAGCGGGCATTCCTGAAGACGATCCACGCAATCCGGCCGTCATTGCGGATTTGGTGGGCGACAACGTGGGAGACTGCGCGGGGATGGCCTCGGATATTTTCGAGTCCTACGAAGTGACCATCGTGGCCGGACTAATTCTAGGTTTAGCCCTTATGCACATTACCGGGCGAATGGAGTGGATTGTGTTTCCCCTCATGGTGCGGGGCATCGGGGTCCTCTCTTCGATTTTCGGAACCTATGTCGTGAAAGAGGGGCCGGGGGGGGCGGGGAACGCGATGAAAGCGATTTTCAAGGGGTTCTTGGTTTCAGCGGCCATCAGCGCGGGTCTCTTCTTCATCGCGGGATACTTTTATCTGCGTGGGCCTGAAATGGACGCTTGGGGTGGTTGGTGGCGGATTCCGATGGCAGTGGCTTCGGGTGTTCTGTTGGCTATTCTTATTGATCGGTTGACCGAACACTTTACGGGAACCGAAGCTTCCCCCGTCAAAGAAATTAAAAAGTCAGCGGACACGGGGCCGGCGACCCTCATCCTCCAGGGCATTTCAACGGGTTTCGAAAGCTCCGTCTGGTCGATCCTCGTTATTGCCCTGACGATCGTTTCTTCCATCGGGATTTTTGGCACGATTCCCGGATTGGACCCGGCCCAGCGGGTGACGTTTATTCTGTATGGGGTGGCCATGACAGGTATTGGAATGTTGACCCTGACCGGCAATAACGTGGCCATGGACTCGTTCGGTCCTATTGCGGACAACGCGAACGGAATCGGGGAAATGTCCTGGTCCGGAATGACAGATCCTGAAACGAAGGCGGCACAACGGATTATGGCGGATCTCGACGGGGTCGGAAACACGACCAAGGCCATCACTAAGGGCGTGGCAATCGGTTCCGCCGTTATCGCGGCCGTTGCCCTCTTTGGTTCCTTTTTGGTGGACGTCGCTCGATCGCAAATTGAGCATAAGGTTGAGCCGGATAAACTTATCACGGCGCTGGGGATTCGGGTCGATGTGCCCATCGTTTTTGTGGGTATGTTGATCGGGGGCGCCCTTCCCTGGCTCTTTTCTTCCTTCGCCATTCAAGCGGTGAGTCGCGCGGCGGCCAAAATCGTTCAGGAGTGCCGTCGTCAGTTCAAGTTGGGCGTTTTGGAGGGAAAGGTTCCGGTGGATTATCGGCAGGCGGTGTCCATTTCGACCACGGCGGCTCAAAAAGAATTGGTGAGTTTAGCTCTGTTGGGCATCCTCACGCCTATTCTCGTGGGTCTGGTGTTCCAGGTGGAAGCCCTGGGCGGGTTTTTGGCCGGACTTATTTTGTCGGGTCAGCTCCTCGCGGTCTTTATGAACAATTCCGGTGGCGCTTGGGACAACGCGAAGAAACTGCTTGAAGAGGAACCGCGGAGCCTTGCCGACAACACGGGCAAAGGTTCTGAGCGACACAAAGCAACGGTCGTGGGAGATACCGTGGGCGACCCGTTAAAAGACACGTCAGGGCCCGCGCTGAACCCTATGATTAAAGTGGTCAACCTGGTGGCCGTCATTATTGCTCCCATTGTGGTGGGGTTTCAACCCCTGGGGGCGAAGGGATGGACGGTGGCGGCCCTTCTCCTCGCAACGCTTATTTGGGCGATTCGCCGGTCCAAAAAACCGGTGGAAGATATGACGAAAGCGGTCTAAAACCCTTTCAGGGTTATTGTGTTTGAGCGGGGCGGGTCGCCGAACGGGCGGTCCGCCCCGCTCAACTTAGAAGAAGTAGGTCAGAGACAGGTAGGTTTGATCGTTGTTATCAAAAAAACCAATTTGACTGGAAGGGGGGCCGCCGTAAATATCCACCCCCAGTTCAATTCCCACATTCGGGATGTATCCCACATTGATTTTAGGATTGTGGTAAAAACTTTTATCGGTCAAGTTAACGAAGCCCAGGTAACCCAGCTTAATGTTGCCACTGAGGATTTCCACGGAACACTGGCCGCTGAGTGACGATGTTTTTTGTTTGTGGGGCGCTAATGAGGTTTCGAAGTCGCGGATATGGCTCTGACTGTAGGACAAGTTCATGTAAGAGTTTGAAGGCCCGTTGTAGTCGAATCCTCCCACAGCCGTAATCAGGGGTTTCCTTTTTTCTTCCAAGGTCGAGGTGATGAAGCTATGACTGGACACATAGCTTGCGTCCCCGCGTAATCCGAAGCTTCCCATCGTCGTTTCAAATTCTAAACCGTAAACTTCTTCCCTCAAATAGCGGAATTCTAAGGGAACAGTGGTGTTTTTGGACCAGAGAACGAGATCTTCGACAGAAGCTTCATGTCCGGGAGGTGGGGGTGGTGGTGGGATCGGGAACGCGGCCATGGAAGGGGTGTCTCGTCTGTGGTTGAGATAGACCAAGGCCAAGTCGATCCGGCCAATGGTGCCGGAAAGACGTCCCCCGTAGCCGGCATCTTTCAATGTTTGGGCGGGGGATTTTTCCTGGATCCCAATCGGCCCATATTTTTTTTCCAAATGACCAAAGTAGGACCAGTCATCACCCGAATAATAAAAAGCGGATTTTTCAAAAAAGGGGATAAAAATACCTTGAAGATTTAAATAATCCGTGAGGAACTCCAAATTGGCCATAGGAACAGGAATTTTGCGGTCCGCCCGCGTTTTGGTGAGCCCTTGGGTGAGATCTTCGGGATTGAGGATATCCAGGGGACTTATTTCATCGGCTTTTCCCCATCGGACGATTTGGTTTCCCAAACGCAAATTAATGTGTTCGGAGGCCAGGTTGAGGTAAATGTTATAAGGGCGGACTTTTCCGTCCACCATCCATTGTCCCGCCACCGCTTGAACCGTGGGATTGGGAAGGTATTTCACCTGAGCGTTAATGTCCGTGGTGGTTTTCGATTTTTCTTCAAACAAATTGTCTTTCTGGGTGTCCCAATTAAAACGGTTATTGATTTTTGCGGTCAGTTTAATCGGGAGAGGTTTGGGGGGCGGTCTTTGGGTCCAGCCCTCCCCTGTGGCAAAGAAAAACAGGCCCAGAAGGGCGCCCGATTTCCAAAAAAGGGGGAGGAGTCTCACGGTGGCGTTACCGTGTCTGCTTCAGAAAGCCTCGGGTAAACATGCGGTTGGGAAGGCCATCGTTGTATTTGATTTGAGTGGTACGCAGGATCGTTTGGGTGTTTCGCTCGGAATTTTTCATTTCCACTTCCATGGCGGTCCAAATGTCTTGGATTTTTTCGAGTCGCCGAACTGTAAATATTTTCGTGGGTTGACGAATCACCCGGGTGTAATATTCGACACGCAATGGGATGTAAATGTCTTTGGGGATCCAGGAAATCCATCGCTTGTATTGGGACGATTTCGGATCCAAAGGAACGCTTTCAATCACCCAACACTCCCGACCGCTCCTGGATTCTTCCCGGAGAAGGGTGTGGGTGTCTTTGTCCACATTGCGCTCTTGCATGTCTTCATACGTGAAGTCCGTGTTCACAAAATCACTGTTTTTTTGTGAGGACGCGATGCGTCGATCGCGACCGATTACCGGGAGATAAAGGAACTGCTCATCGTCTTTCCCCTCCACTTGCCACGAAAGAAAGCAGGTCCCATCAATGGACGCGGGGGCCGTAAAACGGATGTAGCTTTTCGTCAGGGGTCCAAAATCTTTTACGGCCGAAATCATCGACCGCGCCTGAGTCACCCCGGACCTGTCGGTCAAAAGCATTTCGACTTTGGCGTAACTGTCCTTGCCATCGTCTCGGTCATTGACCCGTTGCACGATGGTTCTTCCGTCCAGTTTTTCGGCCGAAAAAGAAACCATTGGTAAGGCCAACAGAAGGGCAGAAGCAAGAACGATAGGGATCATGAGTGACTCCTTAATGTTTTATGGTTTAACTCTAGCCCCAAGCCTTTCTCATGTCAAGGGGAGGGAGTCCCCTATCGATTTTTGGGAATGGTTTGAAGGGTAAAGGGATTGAACCTGTTTTTAGCAAAAATGTACCAAGCGGCGGTGGACGTGAACCCGCGATCCTGGCGAACCCAGTCCAGCCCCCCTTCCTTGTTCGGGGCGTAGGGGATTGCGCGCGTCGTTTGCCCCTTTATTTTTCGATCAATCAAGAGCGCGTCCAATTGATTGGAGTAAAAGTTCGCCCGATCTTCCTTCCCAGAGACATAATAGGCGCACGCCATTTGACCCACCCCATCGGCCCATATGTTTTGGACGTCTGTCCGCGCGCTATGAAAAAAACCCATCACGCGCCGGCCGTTGACGCGCAGCGTTTTCCGATACCGGAAATCGCTTTCAGGAATGCCCAGGGCGTTGGCGTAGGAGGATCCCAAGGCGAGAACTTGCCAGGAGTACAGATCCAGGGGAAGGCGGCTCCCCACCAAGACCGAATGGAGCCATGTACGGATGTCTCGGGGGATTGTTTTTTCTCCAACGAGTTTCAAGGCCGCGTAGCAATCCAGGTTTCCTTCCGGATGTCCAGAGGATTCATGCAAGGCTGTGTCGCTCCGACGCCACCCGTGGCGGATATACCCGCCTGGGGAGGCGGGCTGGTAAAAAGAAACCAAAAGGTCCCGCAAGAGGTTTTTGAGCGTGGCGTATCGATCGGGGCCATAGCGTTGCCCGTAGTAGTGGGCCGCGATGAGAAGCCAGGCCATATCCCCCATCCACCGATCCGACCCGTGCGGCGCGAGAAAGGCAGATCCTTCCGCGGAATCCTTGAGGTACATGTCCTGATAAAACCCACGGGGTTCGCCCTTCACAAAAAAGTTTTGTCGGCTTGCGTCCAGGTTCAATTCATCCGTGGCCCTCGAATAAAAATCAAGAATACGGGCCGCCCTGTCTCGGTCGTCCTTTAAAATAAAAACGATGGCGGCCAGGGCGTTGTTAAACGTTTGGGCGCGGTTGTCTTCCATGGAAGATAACAATTGTTGCTCAAAGGAACCGGTGTCTTGAATGGTTTTGAGCCATTCGTAGACAAGGGGGTCTTCCGGGAGGGCTCTTTTGTCTCGTCGGGCAGTGAACCCGAACCCTTTTTTGTTGCGGGCCGGATCTAATCGTGGCCCATCCGGAATTGGGGTGGCCATCATCCCAGGACGTCCGGGGCCAATCTCATCCATAGAGAGAGTTCCCACTTCGGCGGTTCCCGCCACGGCCAAGGAAAGGCGAATGGGACGATTTAAATCCCCATCTCCTCCCCACCCATATTCAAAACTTTCAGGGTAAAGGACAACGGGTTCCCATTTGGACGAATACTGGGTGAGGGGATATCGACAAAGAAAGACGGATCCATCCTGATCCTGTATTTTGACTTCTAACGTTGCTCCCGAATCGGCGCGGAAAAGAAAAGTGAGGGGCCGCCCCTCGAAATCGGTTTCGTCCCAATCACGCGAAATTTGGACCCACCGATGGCCGGGTCCCTGAAGCGTAAAATTCAAATCCAGGCGAACCCCATCAATGCCTTTTGTTGGCTGGAGGGTGAGAGAACTTTCATTATCGGTTTCAATGGTCCATAGGGTGGGGCTGTCCCAATCGGATCCTCCGGCATGGAGGGTTCGAACATCGAACCCGAACATGGAAATAAGGAGGATGACCCCCCAAGAAACAGGACTCAAGATATTTAGTGGAGAACCCATAGCCGTGATGCTACATTTGAGTTAGGGAAATTGCCAGTTTTTTCATTTTGATCCGCAAGACCCGTCTCCTGTTCAGAGGTTGGATGTGCTAAACTCTTTCAGCCGCGAACAAGTGAACGCGAGCCTCGGAGGATCTCATGAAAAGATCGTTTTTATACAGTGCGTTGATGGCGGTGATCATTGGGGCTGGCGTTCACGCGGAGGAAGGGAAGAAGTGCCCCATGACAGGAGATTGCGAGACTCAAAAGGCCCAGAGGGTTGAGGCTCGGGTGGCCGAATTAAAAAAAGAATTGGGTTTGAGCGCGGAGCAAGAAACCAAAGTGAAGGCTACTTTGGAAGCCGCTATGACAAAGAAATGCGCCATCAATGAAGAATCCAGCGAAAAAGTCAGTGCCATAAAGGAATCGACATCCGCTGAGTTGAAAGGGATTTTGACCCCGGATCAACAGACCAAGTTCGATGCCATGTCCAAACCTTGCTGTGTTTTAGCGGGCCAAAAAGGACATACCTGCCCCTTGGTGGACAAGAAGGCTCCTTGTTGCGCAAAGGCGGGAGAGAAAGGGCACAAATGTCCAGTGAAAGAAAAGGCCGCCGCGTGTTGCCCCCACTTGGGAGAAAAGACAAAGAAATAGTTTTATTCCTTGTAGGATGTTTTAATCCCCCCGCTTCGGGATACGTCCCGTGGCGGGGGTTTTTTTAGGGGGATCAAGGAAAATAGTATAATGGCCCTTCCCCATGACCCCTGAATTCGTTCACCTTCATAATCATACCGAGTATAGTCTTTTGGATGGGGCGACCCGCCTCACGGACGAAAAAGGCAATCCTTCCGAGTTCATTAAATCCATGGCCGCGGCAAAATACCCAGCGCTGGCCATCACGGATCACGGTAATCTTTTCGGGGCCATCGAGTTTTACTCCGTTTGTACCGATGTGGGAATTAAGCCCATCATTGGCATGGAATCCTACATCGCACCGAATTCACGCTTGGACCGGCACGGCAGTCCTTCGGAAGCCTCCAACCACCTGACCCTCCTGGCGATGAATGAAACCGGGTATAAAAATCTCATGAAACTTTCCTCCCGGTCTTTCCTGGAGGGCTACTACTACAAGCCTCGGATCGATAAGGAAATTTTGGCTCAACACGCGGAAGGGCTGGTGGGACTTTCCGGGTGTTTAAAGGGGGAGGTCCCGAGCGCCCTTTTGGCGGATCGACCGGAAAAGGCCGAAAAGGCGCTGGACGCCTACCGACAAATTTTCGGGAAAGAGAACTTTTTTATCGAACTCATGGACCACGGTCTTGCCGACCAAAAAAAGGTGTTCCCTCGGTTGGTGGAGTTGGCTAAAAAGTTTGACGCTCCCCTGGTGGCCACCAACGATTGCCATTATTTCCGGAAAGAGGACAACCAGGCCCACGATGTTTTGCTCTGTATTGGGACCGGGAAAACCCTCGACGACCCGAAACGGCTTCGTTACGCGGCGCCGGAGTTTTATTACAAGTCGTCCGCCGAGATGTTGCAGGTGTTCGGGGAAGTTCCCCAGGCACTGAAAAATACCCTGGCCATCGCGGAACGGGCCCATTTGGAAATGAAATTCAATCAGATCCTCCTTCCTCGCTATGACGTGCCCGTGGGCGATTCCCCGGAGAGCTATTTGGAAAAGCTCTGTCTGGAAGGCCTCAAAAAACGAATGGGTCACATCCGGCCCGACTACAAGACGCGGCTGGATTACGAACTGGGCATTATTCGCAAAATGGGGTTTGCCACCTACTTCCTGATCGTCTGGGATTTTATCCGCTACGCCCGCACCCAGGGTATCCCCGTGGGGCCGGGCCGTGGGTCGGGCGCGGGGGCGTTAACGGCGTACGCGTTGTCTATTACGAACATCGACCCCATTACAAACGGTCTCCTCTTCGAGCGGTTCTTGAACCCTGAACGGCGCTCCATGCCGGATTTGGACATTGACTTCTCCGATGACGGTCGTGAAAAAGTCATTGCCTATGTCCGCCAAAAATATGGGGAAGCCTGTGTGGCCCAAATTATTACCTTCGGTTCCATGTTGGCACGTTCGGTGGTGCGGGACGTGGGGCGCGTGTTGGGGATCCCTTTACCGGAAGTCGATCGGGTGTGCCGCTTGATCCCGAAGGAATTGGGAACCACCCTTCACAGCGCACTGGGCGCTGTGACGGAGTTGCAGCAACTGACGAAAACAGATCCCCAAGTGAAACGGCTCTTGGACCTGGCCCAACGATTGGAGGGGCTCAAGCGTCACACTGGTGTGCACGCGGCGGGGACCATCATTGCCGCGGGGGAGCTGACGGAGCACGTCCCTCTGGCCAAAGGGTCACGGGACGTGGTCACCACTCAATACAATGATGAAGGCCTTCTGAAGCTGGGGCTTTTGAAAGTGGACTTCCTCGGTCTGCGCACGTTGTCCGTGATCCGGGACGCGGTCACCCTTGTACGGGCCCGTCACGTGCCGGATTTTGATATTGATAAAATTCCCGTGGATGACCCGGCCGCCTTTAAACTTCTGGCCCAAGCGAAAACCGCGGGAGTGTTTCAATTGGAATCCGGTGGGATGCGCGACCTTCTTCGCAAACTGAAGCCCACCACCCTTTCGGACGTGACCGCGTTGATTTCTCTTTATCGTCCGGGTCCCATGGGATCGGGCATGTTGGACGAATTCGTATCCCGCAAACACGCCCGGTCGAAAGTTCGTTTTGACCATCCCTCTTTAGAACCTTTATTGGCCGACACCTACGGGATTATTGTTTACCAAGAACAGGTCATGCAGATCGCCCAGGTTTTGGCCGGGTACACGCCCGGGCAGGCCGACGTGCTTCGGAAAGCCATGGGCAAAAAAATCCCCGAAATCCTTCAACAACAGAAAGAAACTTTTATGAAAGGCTGTGCAGAGAAAAAGGTCGAAAAAAAGATTGCGGAAAAAGTTTTCGACCTGGTCGTTCAGTTCGGGGGATACGGGTTCAACAAAAGTCACGCCTCGGCCTACGGGTTGGTGAGTTACCAGACCGCTTTTTTGAAAGCCAATTTCCCGGTGGAATTTATGACGGCCCTCCTGACTTCGGAAATCGGTCATTCGGCTCTTGGATCCAAGGAAGTGGAATCTAAATTGGTTATTTATATGGGGGAATCCCAGGACATGGGGATTCTCATTCTTCCCCCCGATGTTCAGAAATCCGAGGACGATTT carries:
- a CDS encoding NAD(P)/FAD-dependent oxidoreductase, encoding MTAPSVVVVGGGAAGFFAAIAAAEVGASVVLLERGREVLAKVRISGGGRCNVTHACFEPKRLVQHYPRGGRELLGPFHHFQPRDTMDWFLKRGVDLKIESDGRVFPSSNQSQSIVDALMSAARAAGVRIHTGLGDLHVKKEENHFRVHQGENLWQGDRLILATGSGAQGHRWAHELGHSIVSPVPSLFTLTISDPRIKGLAGVSVKYADLSIEGTELKQSGALLITHWGLSGPVVLKLSAWGARELNEREYKAHVCVNWVGRRGELVQEEMKGMRTDFPRGAVSVRPLGDLPHRLWERLVSAAGLVRDRRWADLTKTESVRLGDELTRGRFLVSGKSAFKEEFVTAGGVRLKEINFSTMESRLCPKLYFAGELLDIDGVTGGFNFQSAWTTGWLAGRAAGGGR
- a CDS encoding CDGSH iron-sulfur domain-containing protein, coding for MSEPRVAQKGPYIKEESPGMKHWCACGHSANQPYCDGAHAKSGTGLRPVPVEINEVKKVAWCGCKHTKTPPYCDGTHRNLPA
- a CDS encoding sodium-translocating pyrophosphatase, translating into MQGLTSFEQIAIWCVLGVAIIGLWYAYFLRKQILREDSGTPKMKEVWNAIREGADAYLGQQLKSILPLIGVLTVALFYSVYIVPPTPEAMERFHGMTEDRVRMIIGLARAGAFVMGAFFSLMVGQIGMRMAVQANVRVASAARRSFGDALRIAYRAGTVTGMLTDGLGLLGGTVIFIILGIAAPDALLGFGFGGTLLALFMRVGGGIFTKAADVGADLVGKVEAGIPEDDPRNPAVIADLVGDNVGDCAGMASDIFESYEVTIVAGLILGLALMHITGRMEWIVFPLMVRGIGVLSSIFGTYVVKEGPGGAGNAMKAIFKGFLVSAAISAGLFFIAGYFYLRGPEMDAWGGWWRIPMAVASGVLLAILIDRLTEHFTGTEASPVKEIKKSADTGPATLILQGISTGFESSVWSILVIALTIVSSIGIFGTIPGLDPAQRVTFILYGVAMTGIGMLTLTGNNVAMDSFGPIADNANGIGEMSWSGMTDPETKAAQRIMADLDGVGNTTKAITKGVAIGSAVIAAVALFGSFLVDVARSQIEHKVEPDKLITALGIRVDVPIVFVGMLIGGALPWLFSSFAIQAVSRAAAKIVQECRRQFKLGVLEGKVPVDYRQAVSISTTAAQKELVSLALLGILTPILVGLVFQVEALGGFLAGLILSGQLLAVFMNNSGGAWDNAKKLLEEEPRSLADNTGKGSERHKATVVGDTVGDPLKDTSGPALNPMIKVVNLVAVIIAPIVVGFQPLGAKGWTVAALLLATLIWAIRRSKKPVEDMTKAV
- a CDS encoding MBL fold metallo-hydrolase, which codes for MENAPKNFSIRFHGGADEVTGSRHLVEYGDSRILMDCGLYQGHRHEALLKTRSFPADPKSISSVLLSHAHIDHSGGLPLLVKEGFRGGIHCTEPTADLLRIMLMDSAILQEEDAKFFNKIHAAEGLRIEPLYDKEDVERTLAVLKTHPYDESFEVVPGVEGAFFNAGHVLGSAMVHLGLRTLKRKRHLLFTGDLGRRESILMDPPKIPAHVDYLLIETTYGGRTHPPVHEAEAFLTNVINRSEKEGGPILIPSFALERTQELVFILEKLLRQKKIKPIHIYVDSPMATNITEIFQKHMSHVSLSKEFRDFAVKDGDPFGFGSVRYVRSVEESKRLMNTPGRKIIMAGSGMCEGGRILHHLRNLVGFSHTTIVIVGHQASGTLGRRLVEGSRKVKIFGLMHAVAAEVQVLTHLSSHADQEDLAWFVRSLSPRPAQTFLVHGDQTQREALRDRLKSEGIDRVITPRFGEVFELD
- a CDS encoding outer membrane lipoprotein-sorting protein — translated: MIPIVLASALLLALPMVSFSAEKLDGRTIVQRVNDRDDGKDSYAKVEMLLTDRSGVTQARSMISAVKDFGPLTKSYIRFTAPASIDGTCFLSWQVEGKDDEQFLYLPVIGRDRRIASSQKNSDFVNTDFTYEDMQERNVDKDTHTLLREESRSGRECWVIESVPLDPKSSQYKRWISWIPKDIYIPLRVEYYTRVIRQPTKIFTVRRLEKIQDIWTAMEVEMKNSERNTQTILRTTQIKYNDGLPNRMFTRGFLKQTR